In the genome of uncultured Sphaerochaeta sp., the window GCGCTTGGTCATGGCGCCCCTGTTCTTCATTGCCTTTCATCTTGCTTCATGGTTCGGACCTCAATTGCAGAGCACCGCTTCCATTCTTACGCTCATTCTCTGGGCTGCAACCGAGCTCACCGATTTGCTCGACGGGCAGATAGCGCGCAAGAAGAATCTGGTGACTGACTTGGGCAAGGTGATGGATCCTTTTGCTGATACGTTCTCCCGTCTGACCTATTTCGTGTGTCTTTCCGGAGCCGGGATCATGCCGCTTTGGACCTTTATCCTGATCATGTGGAGGGAGTTTTCCATCCTCTTTGTCAGGATGCTGATGATGGGCAAGGGGAAGCCTGTTGCCGCCAATATCTGGGGGAAGAGCAAGGCCGTGCTGTATGCAGTCAGTGGTGCACTCGGCATCCTCTACATCGCGTTGGGCAACTGGTTCAAGGATGCTTCCTTCCTGACGGCAGCCCGTCCGGTACTGACAGCGGTGTTCATTCTTGCCGCCCTCAGTTCCGTGATGTCTTTCCTTACCTATATCAAAGCAATCATCCGCGATGGCAGTCTTGCTTCCATGAGCCGGTAGGGGTGAACCACATGCAGACTCTTGATACGCTCAGCAATGCGGAAGCGGCCTCAGTACAGTTTCTGCTTACCGATGTTGATGACACCATCACTACCGAGGGAAAGTTGCGCCCGGTTGCCCTTGAGGCGTTGTACCGACTCAAGGAAGCAGGGATCCGTACCATTTGTGTGACCGGGGGCTCTGCAGGGTGGGGGGATACCTATCTGCGCCAATGGCCGGTGGAGGCAGTACTCAGTGAAAGCGGAGCGGTCTGCCTGTACCGGGAAGATGGGATGATCAGGAAGTATGTCCATCCCTCCATTGTGCAGGAAGGGTATGCCCAGCGAGCTGAAGAGCTGATCAGGAAGGTGCTTGAAGAGGTCCCCGGGGCAAAGCTTTCCAGTGACCAGTTTGCCCGCATCTACGATATTGCGTTCGACCATGGCAGCGAGCCTCCCTACTTGGACAGGGACGGAATCGAGCAAGTGGTTCGACTCTGCAAGAGCTTGGGAGCTGGGACAGCGGTGAGTTCCATTCATATCAATGCTTGGTTCGGGTCCTTTGATAAGTTCGAGGGATCGCGCTCGTTTTTCCAGGATGTGCTTGCTCTTGATGAATCGGCCTTGCTTTCCCAAAGCTGTTATTGCGGGGATGCCCCGAATGACCAGGTGATGTTTTCCCGATTTCCTCTGAGCTTC includes:
- a CDS encoding haloacid dehalogenase, with protein sequence MQTLDTLSNAEAASVQFLLTDVDDTITTEGKLRPVALEALYRLKEAGIRTICVTGGSAGWGDTYLRQWPVEAVLSESGAVCLYREDGMIRKYVHPSIVQEGYAQRAEELIRKVLEEVPGAKLSSDQFARIYDIAFDHGSEPPYLDRDGIEQVVRLCKSLGAGTAVSSIHINAWFGSFDKFEGSRSFFQDVLALDESALLSQSCYCGDAPNDQVMFSRFPLSFGVGNIRLHEKTMQFLPRYAAASHGGAGFAEIVDALLDKRR
- the pgsA gene encoding CDP-diacylglycerol--glycerol-3-phosphate 3-phosphatidyltransferase, with protein sequence MNIPNKLTVSRLVMAPLFFIAFHLASWFGPQLQSTASILTLILWAATELTDLLDGQIARKKNLVTDLGKVMDPFADTFSRLTYFVCLSGAGIMPLWTFILIMWREFSILFVRMLMMGKGKPVAANIWGKSKAVLYAVSGALGILYIALGNWFKDASFLTAARPVLTAVFILAALSSVMSFLTYIKAIIRDGSLASMSR